A window of Clupea harengus chromosome 24, Ch_v2.0.2, whole genome shotgun sequence genomic DNA:
CTGTTTGAATGAGTTAGGGGACAACTCACTGATTGAGGAGATCAACAGGTAATCAATACAGACCAATTTGTAAAGAGCACAATTAGTAGAGTATGGTGTCAACAACACTAGTGCCATAGGTTTGATTCCGAAAGAGCACATACTAATAAAAGCACTTAGCAGGGCTCAGTTATTGGAGGGTAACTGTTTTAAACATATTGGTTCTCCTACATGTACTGTAACTGTTTGTGGTAAAAGGAAAATATCATATATGCATTCAATATTGAAATCATCAAGTCTGTGCAATTATGTTCACCCTGATAAAGGAATAGTCCTCAATATATGTTCTTAACTTGTGTCATATTCATTATCTAAGTGTTCACAACAATCATCAGAATGTATTTAATCCGTAGTGAATAGGAAATTGATGTTTGTTGGTATTGAAGctgatttttttgtattgctctaTTCTTCTGgactttgtttttaaattagaGGTGTATTGTCTTTTTAAATTAGAGGCTTTTTAAATATCACTTAGATTATGAATATTGCGTTAAAATGTTACCCAGGTACATAAACTCAGCAAATGAGGAGAAATACCTGACTCCAGCCCAGTGTTCAGCTTTGGCTTATCTGCTGCTGATGTCAGCTAAAGACATGAATGAGTTTGATCTGAAGAAATACCTGAGATCACAGGAAGGGCTCAACAGAATGCTTCCTGTAGTGAAAGTCTCTAGGAGAGTTTGGTGAGTAAAGTTTTGAGTGGGTTCTGTGGGTAAAGCCTTATTAACAACAATGATTGGAAATGTATTCTGACATACTGGTTGAGAGAGATGCTtataaacactgtgtgtgtttaactgtgtatgaacatgaaTAAAAGTGTTATAACTGTATATGAAACTGAGATACCTCAACAATATGATGTTTAGTCTTAATTTCTAAACAGGCTAAATCAGTGTCAATGCTGGATAGTATTAAATGTGTTCATATATATTattacatacgtacatacatactatTTTTTAAACAGGCTAAATGGGTGTCACCTCTTCAAAGCAAGCTGTCAAATGATGGCATCAGTGCTGCAAGGGACACCTTCCCATCTGAGATATCTGGACATGAGTGACAATGACCTGCATGATGAAGGAGTGGAGCTGCTCTGTGTGGGACTAAGAGATCCACAATGCAAGATGGAGACACTGAGGTCAGTTATGAGGCATATAAgaaagactgtttgtgtgttagtgtgtgtgtgtgtgtgtctgcttgtttcTTTTTATATGAAACACAGAGATCAAACACTGTAAAACACTTCACTAATGATTAATAAATGGTTTCTAAAGACCTATGTTAAGCATCAACTGAGGCATTGCTACATGTGCTAACATTTATGAATTCACTCATGAAttagaccaggggttttcaacccggggtccgcggccccctggtggtctgcgacagcattgcagggggtccgcgacatgagcctatgttgatcagttcaccattgatttttttttatagattcgctttgatatttcaacacatttccaaatTACTcttgaaaaatatctaaaataagaaaaatatgtctaaaataatataaaagaGATTCACGCTGACATAATGAAGCCTTGCACCTATCCAGTCTATGGTAGCCTttgctttgctaatgttaatgcattgcgtCCCTAACGTCATGCCATATGCATATTATGaagttgacaagcatctgcaGTAAAACATAGCCTACTTGTACTTTTGAAATTTAGtcgaaaaagtaatacttttggtgaatgactgaagttatctactgtccttagctaacatttcATTCTAATGTtgagttagctggtcagaagcaccaatggatcggtttttagtCAGGTGAGTGACAGTGAGGGACAGACTGCcacgacagagggacaggctgccacgatagagggacaaggacaggcttccaacaaagctacaccttcacaggatacagggaaaTAGTCAAAatacaatgaggaatacatcaaatatGGATTTCCATtgacgacagacagagcaggagaagaggcaccactgt
This region includes:
- the LOC105905824 gene encoding NACHT, LRR and PYD domains-containing protein 12-like translates to MLEPEIRSPLDVVLPQLAIREVSIKKTVQYIKKKIREDISPDRIINLFHCLNELGDNSLIEEINRYINSANEEKYLTPAQCSALAYLLLMSAKDMNEFDLKKYLRSQEGLNRMLPVVKVSRRVWLNGCHLFKASCQMMASVLQGTPSHLRYLDMSDNDLHDEGVELLCVGLRDPQCKMETLRLSRCLITHKGCSFLASALKSNPSYLKHLDLSYNHPGDSGVRELTDRQYDPNCKLETFRYDHGGECRMKPGLRKCE